In the Populus trichocarpa isolate Nisqually-1 chromosome 1, P.trichocarpa_v4.1, whole genome shotgun sequence genome, one interval contains:
- the LOC7457643 gene encoding uncharacterized protein LOC7457643 yields the protein MNNYGESNGDLNVHEKQVEGRDHGENGDGSGNGVILGIDGGTTSTVCVCIPIFPSSNTLPKPLLVLGRAVSGCSNHNSVGETAARDTLEEVMAEALSKSGSNWSTVHAVCLGVSGVNHPTDQERILNWLREIFPSHVKLYVQNDAVAALASGTMGKLHGCVLIAGTGCISYGFAEDGREARASGAGPVLGDWGSGYGIAAKALTAVIRAHDGRGPQTLLTNKILKALCLSSPDELIGWTYADPSWARIAALVPEVVSCAEACDQVATKILVDAVQDLALSVKAVVQRLGLCGEDGNGFFPVVMVGGVLEANRTWDIGKEVVKCIQEQFPGAHPIRPQVEPAVGAALLAWNFLMKESTENCHS from the exons ATGAATAATTATGGGGAGAGCAATGGAGATTTAAATGTCcatgaaaaacaagttgaagGTCGTGATCATGGTGAAAATGGAGATGGGTCTGGTAATGGAGTCATTTTGGGGATTGATGGTGGCACTACTTCAACTGTTTGTGTCTGTATTCCTATCTTTCCTTCCTCCAATACCCTCCCTAAGCCTCTCCTTGTCCTTGGACGTGCTGTTTCTGGTTGCTCCAATCATAACAGTGTTGGAG AAACTGCTGCCAGGGACACGTTAGAAGAGGTTATGGCTGAAGCCCTTTCAAAATCAGGTTCCAATTGGTCCACCGTTCATGCTGTTTGTTTAGGCGTTTCTGGTGTTAACCATCCAACTGATCAAGAAAGGATACTAAATTGGCTGAG AGAAATATTCCCTAGCCATGTGAAGTTGTATGTTCAGAATGATGCTGTTGCTGCTCTCGCAAGTGGGACCATGGGAAAGCTTCATGGCTGTGTTTTAATTGCTGGTACAGGGTGCATTTCTTATGGATTTGCTGAAGATGGCAGAGAAGCTCGAGCTTCAGGTGCAGGACCTGTCCTAGGTGATTGGGGGAG TGGCTATGGAATTGCTGCAAAGGCACTAACTGCAGTAATAAGGGCTCATGATGGTCGTGGTCCACAGACACTGCTaacaaataagattttaaaggcACTCTGTCTTTCATCTCCAGATGAACTTATTGG GTGGACTTATGCTGATCCATCTTGGGCACGCATTGCAGCTCTCGTTCCAGAAGTGGTATCTTGTGCTGAAGCTTGCGATCAAGTTGCAACTAAGATATTAGTTGATGCAGTCCAGGACTTGGCTCTAAGTGTGAAGGCTGTTGTTCAAAGACTTGGTTTGTGTGGTGAAG atGGAAATGGTTTTTTCCCTGTTGTGATGGTTGGTGGTGTTCTTGAAGCTAACAGGACTTGGGATATTGGGAAAGAAGTTGTGAAGTGTATTCAGGAGCAGTTTCCTGGGGCTCATCCTATTAGACCACAG GTGGAACCAGCTGTCGGGGCAGCTCTGCTGGCCTGGAATTTCTTGATGAAAGAATCAACAGAGAACTGCCATAGCTGA
- the LOC7471695 gene encoding probable receptor-like protein kinase At1g30570, which produces MVMEKVQGRGFLGVVFLVIVFLSVSSGEAQSRSFLVNCGANSSVNVDGRRWIGDLVPNDNFTVSSPGVAATDSTANGDSLYRTARIFDNGLNYTFSGVQGNYFVRLHFCPFPIENHNVNESLFSVVANGLKLLADFNVPGEISDKYLPLQNSNSNSSSLSLVKEYILAINDVLVVEFIPSKGSFGFINAMEIVPVIGTLFADLVRRVGGSDANVSGRGIETMYRLNVGGQEIKPDQDSDLWRKWEVDSSYMITADAGVEIKNSSNVTYASNNDSSVAPLLVYETARIMSNTEVLEKKFNMSWKFEVDPDFDYLIRLHFCELVYDKANQRIFKVYINNKTAADNFDVYARSGGKNIAYHQDYFDAISAKINTLWIQLGPDTAVGAWGTDALLNGLEIFKLSRSGNLAYGDRIGPTGKSASHLKSWILWLGIGAGVASALIIAIACTCIFCFCKSQRNEMSNTKDNPPGWRPLFMHGAVLSSIANAKGGAQTLNGSVAAFTRVGRRFTLSEIRAATDNFDDSLVIGVGGFGKVYKGEIEDGTLAAIKRSNPQSEQGLAEFETEIEMLSKLRHRHLVSLIGFCDEQNEMILVYEFMANGTLRSHLFGSGFPPLTWKQRLEACTGAARGLHYLHTGADRGIIHRDVKTTNILLDENFVAKMADFGLSKDGPALDHTHVSTAVKGSFGYLDPEYFRRQHLTEKSDVYSFGVVLFEVVCSRPVINPSLPKDQINLAEWAMKWQRQRSLETIIDPRLRGNSCPESLKKFGEIAEKCLADEGRNRPTMGEVLWHLEYVLQLHEAWMRTNATETSITSSQALEDLELRVAEDAQRRPSSLDEDTVRPRHEG; this is translated from the coding sequence ATGGTAATGGAGAAGGTCCAGGGAAGAGGGTTTTTGGGTGTTGTATTTCTGGTCATAGTATTCCTATCTGTTAGCAGTGGAGAAGCTCAGTCTAGATCTTTTCTTGTAAACTGTGGTGCAAATAGCAGTGTTAATGTAGATGGCAGGAGATGGATTGGTGATTTGGTCCCAAATGATAATTTCACTGTCAGTTCTCCTGGTGTCGCTGCCACTGATTCTACAGCAAATGGTGATTCACTCTACAGAACTGCCCGAATTTTTGACAATGGTTTGAATTATACTTTTTCTGGAGTGCAGGGAAACTACTTTGTTAGACTCCATTTTTGTCCATTCCCTATTGAGAATCATAATGTGAACGAGTCCTTGTTTAGTGTCGTGGCTAATGGTCTGAAACTGCTGGCTGATTTCAATGTTCCTGGTGagatttcagacaaatatctgcCCTTGCAGAATTCCAACAGCAATTCAAGTTCTTTGTCCTTGGTCAAAGAGTATATTCTAGCAATCAATGATGTGCTTGTGGTTGAGTTCATTCCATCCAAGGGATCATTCGGGTTCATAAATGCCATGGAGATTGTCCCTGTGATCGGTACACTTTTTGCAGACTTGGTTCGTAGAGTGGGTGGAAGTGATGCCAATGTGAGCGGAAGGGGGATTGAAACTATGTATAGGTTGAATGTCGGGGGACAAGAGATTAAACCTGATCAGGATTCAGATCTTTGGAGGAAATGGGAAGTGGATTCCAGCTACATGATTACAGCCGATGCTGGTGTTGAAATCAAGAATAGTTCTAATGTCACTTATGCTTCGAACAATGATTCCTCGGTGGCTCCTCTTCTTGTATATGAAACAGCAAGAATAATGTCCAATACAGAAGTCCTGGAGAAAAAGTTTAACATGTCATGGAAATTCGAAGTAGATcctgattttgattatttaattagGTTACATTTTTGTGAGCTGGTATATGACAAGGCAAACCAGAGGATTTTCAAGGTCTATATAAACAACAAGACTGCTGCAGATAACTTCGATGTTTATGCGCGATCAGGAGGGAAGAACATAGCGTATCATcaggattattttgatgcaatatCTGCCAAAATCAACACCCTTTGGATCCAATTGGGTCCTGACACCGCAGTTGGTGCTTGGGGAACCGATGCTCTCTTGAATGGGCTGGAGATTTTCAAGTTGAGCCGAAGTGGGAATCTTGCATACGGTGACAGAATTGGTCCAACTGGGAAATCAGCTAGTCATTTAAAATCTTGGATTCTCTGGTTGGGGATTGGAGCAGGTGTAGCTTCTGCTCTCATAATTGCAATTGCATGTACTTGCATCTTTTGCTTCTGTAAAAGTCAGAGAAATGAAATGAGCAATACCAAAGACAACCCTCCTGGGTGGCGGCCACTATTCATGCATGGTGCTGTTTTAAGTAGCATTGCTAATGCTAAGGGAGGGGCCCAAACTCTGAATGGATCCGTGGCAGCATTTACTAGAGTTGGCAGGCGGTTCACATTGTCAGAGATTCGTGCTGCAACAGACAATTTTGATGACAGTTTGGTGATTGGAGTTGGAGGCTTTGGTAAAGTATACAAAGGGGAGATCGAAGATGGCACCCTTGCAGCAATCAAGCGGTCAAACCCACAATCCGAGCAAGGCCTGGCTGAGTTTGAAACGGAGATTGAGATGCTCTCAAAGTTAAGGCACAGGCATCTGGTCTCGTTGATCGGGTTCTGCGATGAACAGAATGAGATGATCTTGGTTTACGAGTTTATGGCAAATGGAACTCTTAGAAGTCATCTTTTTGGGAGTGGTTTCCCTCCATTGACATGGAAGCAGCGATTAGAAGCATGCACTGGTGCTGCCAGGGGACTCCATTACCTTCATACAGGAGCAGATCGAGGAATAATTCACAGGGATGTTAAGACAACCAACATTTTGCTTGACGAGAATTTTGTAGCAAAAATGGCAGATTTTGGGTTGTCTAAAGATGGTCCAGCTTTGGACCATACACATGTCAGTACAGCAGTGAAAGGGAGCTTTGGATATCTTGATCCTGAATACTTCCGTCGACAGCATTTGACTGAGAAATCTGATGTTTACTCATTCGGCGTGGTGTTGTTTGAAGTTGTATGCTCTCGACCTGTTATAAATCCAAGCTTGCCAAAAGACCAGATCAACCTCGCAGAGTGGGCAATGAAGTGGCAGCGGCAGAGGTCACTCGAGACCATCATTGACCCACGTCTCAGAGGAAATTCTTGCCCGGAGTCATTGAAGAAGTTCGGAGAGATAGCAGAAAAATGCCTTGCTGATGAGGGAAGGAATCGACCAACCATGGGGGAAGTTTTGTGGCATTTGGAATATGTCTTGCAACTCCATGAAGCTTGGATGCGCACCAATGCTACTGAAACTTCTATTACTAGCAGTCAGGCCTTGGAGGATTTGGAACTGAGAGTAGCAGAAGATGCACAGAGACGACCTTCCTCCTTGGACGAAGACACTGTTAGACCTCGACATGAAGGGTGA
- the LOC7471694 gene encoding WPP domain-associated protein yields the protein MGSEEVLGSSAVIMDPTISPCNGSMVQLMDDGEENENLGVDLLNDLDLYLEDIKDRLTISRVVSDSVIKGIVSAVEQEAARKIAEKELELTRLKKGLHLYIVGSDDGSVCSGMRQEQKHIKNELYSDTFVEHDRLQESLRNLKIDVTGQLTNLKKEIHKVKGSYSMRRRNSSSEIVGLGGILLEKVPDKLIDVDKMVDGLGTTLDSFCEHAEDMVHFPKSLFFEWQQEREFQAEIEGLVIKNSIRGLQEELEQQRLCDQNTQFYSNGSASWLEKVKELSSLRQELDAIAKSLSVPESGQLISHGSLEHRKSSGHHFSNGNHDESVITRPENLEAAELLKDKNKEELFHYLKTEMTKMKRDHESKVQKITEELFALKAVYLKERGSTLPGRKDKDLDTLRKKIPEVILKLDNILIENEKVPAMSDSAESLDTMKDRLESLRIENCELQDLLAQKKKEIKLLSSQVSDAAEKTLQHSRTEVNLFRMITNLKSSIEDAHIEATISEHLYKLLLKEFMGQIKCFSKESDLEYNSMEGSSENIFREAAQNVKPASKLEIEDSDMESIIMQGVLEIGLQEAFKEAEEKLSSLNLKYIDENEARLSLEREAMEKLEQEIHLLTATIKEKDKLEQESVDELEKEKENFELVSQELDSLKAQTNQQGLLTENLRETAEERSRLLAASQEKLSLVEAREREHREELASTIVLVNGLSRAVTDFENRATKEIERKSLRLENLNSQFGSLIQKVSRLKRTGFLYKKNLESRCSDLQKAEAEVDLLGDKVENLQRLLEKIYIALDHYSLILKHYPGITEILKLIRRELNGESMTAYTHDPASSLQSNAFGSNAKKFEDKRV from the exons ATGGGGAGTGAAGAGGTTTTGGGGAGTTCAGCGGTTATCATGGATCCTACTATCAGCCCATGCAATGGTAGTATGGTTCAGCTTATGGATGATGGCGAGGAGAATGAGAATCTGGGTGTTGATCTTCTTAATGATTTGGATTTGTATTTGGAGGATATTAAGGATAGGTTGACCATTTCAAGAGTAGTGAGTGATTCAGTCATTAAGGGTATAGTGTCTGCAGTTGAACAAGAGGCAGCCCGGAAGATTGCTGAGAAAGAATTGGAGTTGACTAGACTGAAGAAAGGATTACATCTTTACATTGTGGGTTCAGATGATGGATCTGTGTGTTCGGGGATGCGCCAAGagcaaaaacatataaaaaatgaactttATTCAGATACTTTTGTGGAGCATGATAGATTACAAGAATCTTTGAGAAACCTTAAAATTGATGTTACAGGGCAGCTTACAAATCTCAAGAAAGAAATTCATAAGGTTAAAGGGTCCTATTCTATGAGGAGGAGGAATTCATCTTCTGAAATTGTGGGGTTGGGTGGTATTCTTCTGGAAAAGGTGCCTGATAAATTGATTGATGTGGACAAAATGGTTGATGGTCTAGGAACTACTCTGGACTCTTTCTGCGAACATGCAGAAGATATGGTTCATTTTCCCAAGTCATTATTCTTTGAGTGGCAGCAGGAGAGGGAGTTTCAAGCAGAAATTGAAGGGCTGGTGATCAAGAATTCTATTAGGGGTCTCCAAGAAGAGCTTGAACAACAGAGATTGTGTGATCAAAATACTCAGTTCTACAGTAACGGAAGTGCAAGTTGGCTTGAAAAGGTGAAAGAGCTTTCAAGTTTACGTCAGGAATTGGATGCTATTGCCAAGTCACTTTCTGTACCTGAAAGTGGGCAGCTGATTTCTCATGGTTCCTTGGAGCACCGGAAGTCTTCAGGTCATCATTTTTCAAATGGAAATCATGATGAGTCAGTAATTACTAGGCCAGAAAATTTGGAAGCTGCTGAGCTACTAAAGGACAAGAACAAGGAAGAATTGTTTCATTATCTCAAGACTGAGATGACTAAAATGAAGAGAGACCATGAGTCAAAAGTGCAAAAGATAACTGAAGAGCTATTCGCCTTAAAAGCGGTGTACTTGAAAGAAAGGGGATCTACTTTGCCAGGGAGGAAGGATAAGGATCTTGACACACTGAGGAAAAAGATCCCTGAAGTCATTCTGAAATTGGACAACATTCTCATTGAAAATGAGAAAGTGCCTGCAATGAGCGACAGTGCAGAGAGTCTTGACACTATGAAGGACAGACTAGAATCACTCCGTATAGAAAACTGTGAACTACAGGACTTGCttgcacaaaagaaaaaagaaataaagctcCTTTCCTCACAAGTTTCTGATGCTGCTGAGAAAACGTTGCAACATTCTCGGACTGAGGTAAACTTGTTCAGAATGATCACAAATCTTAAAAGCTCAATAGAAGATGCACATATTGAAGCTACAATCAGTGAACATCTATATAAATTACTTCTCAAGGAATTCATGGGCCAGATCAAATGCTTCAGTAAAGAATCAGACCTGGAGTACAATAGTATGGAGGGAAGTTCTGAAAACATTTTCAGAGAGGCAGCTCAAAATGTGAAACCTGCTAGCAAGTTGGAAATTGAAGATTCAGATATGGAGTCCATTATTATGCAAGGGGTGTTGGAAATTGGTCTTCAAGAGGCCTTCAAGGAAGCTGAGGAGAAACTTAGTAGCTTGAACCTGAAATATATTGATGAGAATGAAGCTCGATTGTCACTTGAAAGGGAAGCCATGGAAAAATTGGAGCAAGAGATACACTTACTAACAGCAACAATTAAAGAAAAGGACAAACTAGAGCAGGAATCAGTAGATGAATtggaaaaagagaaggagaattTTGAGTTGGTTTCTCAAGAGCTTGACAGTTTAAAGGCTCAGACAAATCAGCAGGGTCTTTTAACAGAGAACTTGAGGGAAACTGCTGAAGAGAGAAGCAGGCTACTTGCTGCTTCTCAAGAGAAGCTATCATTGGTTGAAGCAAGAGAAAGGGAGCACAGGGAGGAGCTGGCTTCAACTATTGTTCTTGTCAATGGATTGTCAAGAGCAGTCACTGATTTTGAAAACAGAGCCACAAAAGAAATCGAAAGGAAAAGCTTGAG GTTGGAAAACCTGAATTCACAATTTGGTTCTCTTATTCAGAAGGTTAGTAGACTTAAAAGAACAGGGTTTCTGTACAAGAAGAACTTGGAAAGTAGATGTTCTGACCTTCAAAAGGCTGAAGCTGAG GTTGATCTTTTAGGTGATAAGGTGGAAAATCTTCAACGTCTTCTTGAAAAGATATACATAGCACTGGATCATTATTCTCTGATATTGAAACATTATCCTGGA ATTACTGAGATTCTAAAGCTAATTAGAAGAGAATTGAATGGAGAATCTATGACTGCTTACACACATGACCCTGCAAGCTCCTTGCAAAGCAATGCCTTTGGTTCCAATGCAAAGAAATTTGAAGATAAAAGAGTGTGA